The genomic segment GCCGGAACTTGATCCTAGGTAGAATGGCTCTGGTGCAGTGTCCGTTGTGCCAGATGCACAGAGCGACAAGTACGCAACGCCGTTGACGAGAGAGGACTGCTCATCGTCCGATAGTGAGTCTCGCGAATTTCTCCGAGGATCTTTCGTCTTGGGTTCCGGTGGTGTTGCCACGGAAGATGTCCTGACAAAGTGGTCTTCTGCGTAATCTGGCATCCGGGCCTCGAGAAATGCGATTCTCTCTTCTAGTGCGCTGATGTACCTGAATCTCGTGTAAGTATACAATTGTACCAGCATGAAGGGAAAGACTTGCAGCGACTTTCCGCCAGGATAGTGCGGCCTCAGTGCACGTTCGTAGACACACGACGAGTTGGACTTGACGCAAGACCTGCAACTCGGATGTGCGCCGTCGCACTTCCATGTCGTATTTAGTCAGCAAATGAACAATGGTGATCTAGCTGTCGATATCAATGACTTACACGCTGTTTCCTTCTTTTGCATCGCTTACAAGCCAAGGCCACCCTCGACTTCCGGGTCTGCGCCGCCGAGACCGGTGGGCCGGTGCGGGGACTCACGAGACGCTCCGTGTTGAAGCCGGCCGACGTGGAGTTGACCAGATCTACGGGAGATGTCTTGTCCAGCATGTTCTCGGTCTGAACATGAGCAGTCATCTCGACCATTCTCCTGATTCGGCTTGCATGTATGGTCGAATACTGCAGTGAGGATACGAAGTAGGAACTTAGGAAAATTTCGAGCCGAAGTAGAATGGGCCAGGACAACGCCTGCAAGAATCCTCCGCAATCAGAATCGGGAGTGTCATTGGACACACTCATGCAAACGCAAGTATGAGATGTATGGGTCGTTAGGAATATTGAAGGATTCGGACACCGAAGCCCCCCTCCCCCGGATAGCACGCGGCCTGCTCATGACGGGATTTTGGCCCAGAAAATTAGTCCGGTGATGGCTCGCGTCATCATCCAGCTTTACTTCTACTTCTAATTGCCTTACAATGGTACAGACACCTTCAGAACATCCAGAAACTCATTCGTTGTTCTATCCATGGTTGCCCCTTCCACGGGAATAAGCACAAAGCAGCTAGGACTCTGCCTCCTAGCACCATGCCCTCACTCAGAACCCGAGTGATACGCAAACGTCTGTAGTTTCTTACCGATGACCGCATCTTTACCGAATTGGGATAACTATTCGGACGTCCACCGCAGATAAGACCAACGGCCGGCCACCGCCTTATCTTGGTGGATCACACCCGAGACCAGGTCCCCGGCCTATCCATCTACATGCCAAGCACCGCTCTCCGCACATGCCATGCCGAATTCTTATCATACCCTAGTTGTAACTCATGCTTAGACAGCTCACTGGGCTCGCGTGGCGACGCACTGTCTATCGGCTGGAAAGTCGCCGACGAATGAGGAACTACAATCAGGGTTGCAATAGAGCTGATACTTGAGCACCGGGCCTCTAATATGGACGAAGGCCCTCAGTGTTGTAGAGCAAAGAAGAAAGAGGACGTGTATTTCCATGAAAACATGTCTCTTTGATGGTTGATAGGGTTCTGATAGTGCTGTTCGGTCACCACAGGTTCAACTAATTATGGTACGCTTTCATATACCAACGAAAGGCGAAATAGCCGCGCCTTTCCAATCGAAAGACGCCTTTGTAGAATGGATCAAGGCTCCCGAAGTTCACGAGGGACGAACTCAGGTCGGAGACTCTAGGTGGTCGAACAAGGATCTCGAGCCGACGCCGCCAGAACAAAGAACATGGACGTGGTACAACTTGCCTTTGTACTGGTTCTCAAACATGTTTGGGACGACCGGGTGGAACGTCGCGTCTTCCCTCATCGCCGTGGGTCTGGTAAGTTATCAAAAGACAGCATCGTTGTTCATATGCGCTGAAAAAATCAGACATGGCAACAAGCCTTTGTATCTTGCGTTCTTGGCTCACTCATATCCGCTATTATCGTTACTGGTATGGCGAGACCTGGCGTGATGTACCACCTAGGATAGTGCGTTTAAACACTCCTCCCACGTTTGGTATTTTCTGACATCTTTTCAAGTCCTGTTCTTGCACGATCGGTGATGGGAATGTATGGATCATACTTCTTCATCTTTATCCGAGCAATTGTGTGCATCATTTGGTACGGTATTCAGACGTACTACGGCGCGAACCTGTTGTCCGTTTGCTTCCGCTGCATTTGTGGAAACAGCTGGGACAACTGGCCCAATATGCTTCCCACTAGTGCCGACGTGACTTCAAAGCAGCTGCTGGCGTTCTTTCTCCTTTGGCTGGTTGAGTTCCCGTTTGTGAGTATATGTAGTGTGCGACCCTCTAATGACATGCATTCCCTGACATTGGCGGCAGACCTGGGTACACCCGATTCATATTCACTACATCTACACCGTGAAAGGCTTCATCATGCCATTCGCGTGCTTCGGACTCTTCGGCTGGTGTATGTCCTATGGAACCGGAATCTCCAATATTGGCGCTGCATCTGTCGCAGGCGCATCGGCAGCAGCTAAAACACCCGTCGGATGGGCTATCATGAGCGGCATCAATGTCATCATGGGTTCTCTTTCGCCAATGCTCGTGAACCAACCTGATCTCGCGCGATACTGCAGAGAGCCTCGAGATGCCGGTTGGCTCCAAGGAGCATGTGTCTTCTTCGCGAagatcctcgtcttcttCCTTGGCTTAGCTTCGACGACCTCATTACAGGGTGCTTGGGGCAAGGCCTACTGGAACCTATGGGATCTTCTTGATGCCATACTTGATCATTACTGGAACCCGACCGCCCGTGCTGGTGTCTTCTTTGTATCGTTCAGTTTCATTCTCAGCGTGCTGGCGACAAACTTTGGAGCAAACTCGCTACCTTTTGGCGCGGACATGACTGGACTGTTCCCCAGGTACTTGACGATCCGTCGAGGCCAGATCGTTTGTGCAATCCTCGGTATTGTTGTATTGCCGTGGAAGCTTAATGCGAACGCGTCCGCGTTCATCTCATTTCTCGGGAGTTACAACATCTTCATGGCTCCCCTTTGCGCTGTGAGTACTTGAACGCCGAGTCTTGAAAACCAGTCTTGAGAACATATTGCTGACTCTCACCAGATTATCATTTTCGACTACATCTTGGTTCGAAAGGGTAACATACACGTGCCGTCGCTGTATAATGGCTCTAAAGAGGGTCTCTACTGGTTCAATTCTGGAGTCAACTGGGTTGGGGTGTTTGCCTGGATCGGCGGTACGGCAATGGGATTGCCCGGTCTCGTCGGGCAATACCAGCCTCATATTGTCAGCCAACCGGCCAAGTACATGTACATGATGGGCTGGGTGTTGACGTTTTTTACATCGGCCATCTTGTATGCTGTGCTAGTGCAGTTCTTCAAGACCAAGGTGTATCCTCCGGGCTATGAGAATGCCCCGATGGACTACGAATGGCTGGCGAAAGAAGGCCGGGATGGGTTCTTTGAGGGCGAAAGGGAAGGCGAGGTTTATGCGCCGCCATCTCCGCGCGTTGACGAGGCTGAAGAATTGCACTTGGGAGAGAAAGTGCAGAAATTGGAGGCCTAGTTGTGGTTTCCTAATGATTGATGGCTGTCGAGAACTCAATGCCCCACTTACTCCTACTTTGCTTTTGAGATGAATTAGTTATGGAAAAGATCTTAGTAGAAGGCAGAATGCTAGGAACAATAGGTATTGTGGTAGTCTCAGTGACAGTATGAGAAGAACCACAACAGTGGTAGAAGTTGTGAGAACGTCTCGTGGGACAAGAATCCCCGCCAACTACTTGGCATCCTTTTGACTTCATGTTGCCATGACGTGACTGGAGAAGCCGCCCCAAGATCGCCCCGGCTAGCCAGCAAAGGCAATTCGTTGCGTAAGTCAGCGGGTCACCCTCGGCCTCTCAAAATGTAAGCGTTGGAGTTCCGGGCAACAATTATCAGAATGCACGCCTCATTCGGTGGAAAGATCCCGAATCGGACGTGTCGCAGTCTGCTGTTGAAGGCGTAGGCGGAAATATTGCGGGGGAAACAAACGCGGCGGCGGATCTGAAGCCGACGATAACGGCCTGCGGGGTTGGGGTATCAGGGATGGCCCCTCTTACGGTCGTTGGAGTCACCGGAAAACATCTTTGAAATAGCCGGATTGCCTCCAGATTACTCCAACTCTTGAGAACTCCACGATTTTGTTCATGTTCTCATCCCGTTTCATAGACTCTGCAAACTCGAGAGTTACCTTCTGAACCTCTGGAGCTCAGAACAGCGACGGTACCGGAATTATTCACGAGGCTATTGAGTGCATACCTTGGACAGAGTCCACTGCAACCGTGGCGCTCTGACTCTGTTAATACCCCGCTTTCTTGTTCTGGATCGTCTCCCACTGAAGCACTTGACGAGTTTGTATTGTCAAAACGTTTATCTCTGATATCTTTTCTTGACAATAGAAAAACTGCAACACCATCACAAAATGGCAGTTGAACCGTATAGACTTACGGCGACCCAAGCGTCAGCCAAGATAAGGGCCGGGGAGTTGACTGTGGAAGAGTACGCGCGCTCGCTCTTGTCCCATATTGAGGAGAGAGACCCCGTAGTCAAAGCTTGGGAGTACTTGAACCCAGAGCAGGTGATTGCACAAGCGAAGGCAATGGATGCGATACCGCCAGAGAAGCGCGGGCCCCTACACGGCGTTGCCATCGCAGTCAAAGACGTTATTTACACAAAGGGTCAGCGAATATTAGCCTGTGAGTCTACAGGAGCACTAATCGAAATCTAGATATGCCAACACAGCACGGATCTCCAATCTACGCTAGAGACGCTCCCAAAGTCGATGCCGGTTCCATCATAATTTTGCGACAGGCTGGCGCGCTGCTTCTTGGTAGGTCCATGCTGATAATTCAACCCAACCCCAGCAATGCGATACTGACAAAAGTAGGCAAAACAACCACGACCGAATTCGCAGCGACGGTTCAAGGTCCAAAGACAGTGAACCCACACGGCACGAACCGAACCCCCGGTGGCTCCTCGTCAGGATCAGGCGCCGCCATTGCGGATTTCCAAGCGCCTATCGGCCTAGGCACCCAGACAGGCGGAAGCACGATCCGCCCAGGATCTTTCAATGGCATCTACGCCCTGAAGCCGACATGGAACTCCATCACGCGCGAGGGTCAGAAGATTTACTCCTTGATCCTAGATACCCTCGGTTTCTTCGCCCGCAGTGTTGAAGACCTGCAATTGATGGCCGATGTTTTTGACTTGAAAGACGACGAGCCCCCGAAGGACACCTTCGCTATCAAGGGCGCCAAGTTCGCTCTGTTGAAGACGATGGTGTGGCCTCAAGCTGGACCCGGTACCAAGTCCGCGATGGCGAAGGCTGCGGAGCTTCTCAAGGCTCACGGAGCCGAAGTAGAAGAGATTGAATTCGATCCCGAGCTTGAGGAGCTACCTCAGTGGCATGCTACGGTGTTGCACAGCGACGGAAGATCCGCTTTCCTGCCCGACTACCGCGCTGCTAAGGATCAACTGCACGAGTTCTTGATTTCGCATGTTGATAACACCAACAAGATCAGCAGAGCGGAGCAGCTAGAGGCATTCGACAACATTGCCATTGCAAGGCCCAAAGTTGACAAGATGCTGGCCAAGTACGATGCTGTTCTGGTGCCTAGCGTCGTTGATGAGGCCCCGGAAGGAACCTCGAGCACCGGAAGCGCAGCTTTCAACGCTCCCTGGACAGTGAGTCTCTTGACAGCGATGTCTTGGGTTGTCACTACTAACGAGGGTGATAGGCGCTGCATGTTCCGGTCGTCAACATTCCAGGTTTCAAGGGTCCCAACGGGATGCCAGTTGGCGTTTCCCTTGTAGCTCCCAGGTATCACGACCGTCATCTCTTGGTGGTCTCCAAGGCGGTCGGCGAGATCTTTGAGGCGGAGGGAGGCTGGAAGTCTGCTTTGTAATTATGACCCATACAACATCTGCGACAGGGAACCTCTTATTCACTGTAGTTTTCCTGAGCTTCGGTGAAACCGCTCAGCATATGTTGGATGTTGTAGCGAATGCTTGGAGACTTAAGGCCTTTTTTACCTTATGTCATGATCTCATTATGCATCTATAAGCTACAACAGGTTCGATTGAGCGGGTCAACTCTACATAGTGGGATCATTTACGACCAATAAGGAATACAACGCGCAGGCTTCCACTGCCACTGCCGCCGCTGCTATTGTCCTTAAAAACGGATTTTGCATCGCCAAGGCGAAGCATACCTGCACATCCTCAGCCGTTTCCCGCCGTGACCTCTCGAACAGGTCGGTGTCATCAATGTCTGTCTGGCAACGCCTTTTCCAGCCCTGCTGGCACATGCACATGTCGAGTATGCCACGCTGCTCTTGTCGTATGGAGACTTGAAGCGATCCAATACCAAGGAGCGCGGCTGTCTTGATTGTCGTCCCGGTTCTTCTACAGCTTTCAACTATCCGTAGCAGCTCCAATATACCGCTAGATAGAATTCTATCTCGTCTCCCTGCCATGATGATGCAAACTATGAGTCAAAATAACTGGAAACGCATTCAACACTGGGGATTTGTTGAAAACTTCTATTGAGCTTTGACTTTCCTGTTGGGACAGTTTCCATAACCTTGAAGTAGAGAACACTGCTCCTGTGTTCTGGTTTGGACGACCGTGGCACAAAGTACAGTACTCACCGATGAAGCACTGCCcagaagtagttaataaaccgTCCATCTGAAATATGCAGTTCTAGTAGGTGAACAAGGGACATGTATCAAAAGTCTGCAACTTCATTTCCCTCAAGTAAAAGGGGACGAGAACAAGGATAAGAAGTCCACACAATTACGTGTATCAAACAGGCGAGAAAAATTGCCATTCGTCCACATTTAGGTCAGCCAATCTTTCAGCCTGTCAGGCTGCCTATCAGGCTGCCTGACATGGGAGCTATGCTTGACACTATCACTCAAAGCAACCACCGAATTTCCAATGGCTGAGACTCAGCCGCCAGTCAAAGCTCCTGATTCGATGCCGAGATGCTAGGCTTAGGGGTAGGCAAGCTATATTTTCCGCCACAACCCCTTCCGGCGTCAATGAATGATGTATCTCTTCAGGCTGGAATGGAAGGTCAATCCGACTGCCAAGTCAGGCGACCCCAAATATACACCTGACACCATCTCGGCCTATATAAACCCGGAGACGTTCTCCGATCTCTTACTTTCAACTTACACAGAAGCAACACGGTCTTACTTGATCATCGGTCAACAACTTCAACGGACGCTTAATCACCCTCGATATACAATATCAACAGTTTGACTGTAATCGAATCACACGCCCCCAAATGAGAGTTAGAGCTTGTAATGTGTTACTGTTTTGCATCTAACTACTCGTAAGGTAGTCGCAATTTATCGACTCTTTTGCCTTACCTTGAGCAACACACACTCCTCAGAATATTTTCAAGGGAAAAAGAATGAGTGTTGGAAGCCTCCAAGCTGCGTTGGCCAGCGCCACAAACGAGGTCACCGTTGCAGCCGCAAACATTAACTTCGACTTCACGCTTGTCAAGTATGAGGCTCCAAAAGAGTACCAACCTCTCGGTGCACTCCTTTCTCCTAAACGCAAGGAAAATGCAGAATTTGGACCTTCACACTGTACAGCACGCCGGCTGGCGTCCTTATTCCACGATGTCTGCCCGGAAACGCCCAATTTGATCAGCGCCTATGGGAAGCGGGTGTCGGAGATCTCAACGAGGGCGACCAAGAGACAGTCGACCAAGTTTGCTAATTCCATGTTCGAGTCGTACGCTGGTGTAGACGCGACATCCATCTGGGCTGCTGCCACATCGTCGGATCCTGCTGCGGCCGACAGGGGCGCATTGCACATCCACCTGCTGGCTAGCATGCTCGCCAAGATGTGGACGGCACCCGAAGCCGTGTCGATTTGGTTCGAGCTCATCTCCGAGAGGCAACGGATGATAAGCGAACAGCTGGAAAGAGGTGACGCCTTGCCGTTCTCGCttgcggcggcagcggcacaACGTCAGATACAGCGCTCTCAGCTCGCCGAGTGGGACGCCAGCGCCAGAGCCTGGCTGCAGACGGCCGACTCGGTTATGGTTAAGGAGCAGGACCAGCTCCGAATTATCCTCGAAAATATCGAGCTATCCACCAGCAGAGACCAGGGCAAGGCCTCGATGGTCTACCTGAGTGTGACCCAAGCATGGTGTAGAGCATTGATGGTAATGGAAAGGCTTGTGTCTGGCGTCGCCCAGGAGGTCCACGATGGGGCGGCTCTCGTTGGCCTCACGGCCTGGCACATCTATCcggatattcatatatttgGACCGAAATCTGTCAAGGTATCGATGCAAGACCCGTTGGTCCAACCCGGCGGTATATTGACATTAGGCTGCGGGCCTTCGGCGATACCATCGTCGCAAGGGGTCACCTGGTCGCTGTCACTCAAACATCTCCGGTACTA from the Colletotrichum lupini chromosome 3, complete sequence genome contains:
- a CDS encoding amidase, translating into MAVEPYRLTATQASAKIRAGELTVEEYARSLLSHIEERDPVVKAWEYLNPEQVIAQAKAMDAIPPEKRGPLHGVAIAVKDVIYTKGQRILACKTTTTEFAATVQGPKTVNPHGTNRTPGGSSSGSGAAIADFQAPIGLGTQTGGSTIRPGSFNGIYALKPTWNSITREGQKIYSLILDTLGFFARSVEDLQLMADVFDLKDDEPPKDTFAIKGAKFALLKTMVWPQAGPGTKSAMAKAAELLKAHGAEVEEIEFDPELEELPQWHATVLHSDGRSAFLPDYRAAKDQLHEFLISHVDNTNKISRAEQLEAFDNIAIARPKVDKMLAKYDAVLVPSVVDEAPEGTSSTGSAAFNAPWTALHVPVVNIPGFKGPNGMPVGVSLVAPRYHDRHLLVVSKAVGEIFEAEGGWKSAL
- a CDS encoding NCS1 nucleoside transporter: MVRFHIPTKGEIAAPFQSKDAFVEWIKAPEVHEGRTQVGDSRWSNKDLEPTPPEQRTWTWYNLPLYWFSNMFGTTGWNVASSLIAVGLTWQQAFVSCVLGSLISAIIVTGMARPGVMYHLGYPVLARSVMGMYGSYFFIFIRAIVCIIWYGIQTYYGANLLSVCFRCICGNSWDNWPNMLPTSADVTSKQLLAFFLLWLVEFPFTWVHPIHIHYIYTVKGFIMPFACFGLFGWCMSYGTGISNIGAASVAGASAAAKTPVGWAIMSGINVIMGSLSPMLVNQPDLARYCREPRDAGWLQGACVFFAKILVFFLGLASTTSLQGAWGKAYWNLWDLLDAILDHYWNPTARAGVFFVSFSFILSVLATNFGANSLPFGADMTGLFPRYLTIRRGQIVCAILGIVVLPWKLNANASAFISFLGSYNIFMAPLCAIIIFDYILVRKGNIHVPSLYNGSKEGLYWFNSGVNWVGVFAWIGGTAMGLPGLVGQYQPHIVSQPAKYMYMMGWVLTFFTSAILYAVLVQFFKTKVYPPGYENAPMDYEWLAKEGRDGFFEGEREGEVYAPPSPRVDEAEELHLGEKVQKLEA